From the genome of Triticum aestivum cultivar Chinese Spring chromosome 3B, IWGSC CS RefSeq v2.1, whole genome shotgun sequence, one region includes:
- the LOC123067481 gene encoding uncharacterized protein has translation MKTFFELIICASVAIRQIQFSGKLVWEADITSNGMFLDLTSSSSRGQRTSIILEDGAIDVGKELGETTTLLLVVELQRGGPGRQRLVSEITDPSKELLRGGGWWWRSRIRRRSSGEGEAGGEDHDTTRSCESIPLDQVSSSRCPAAGHLPAPRLLPSPPATSQRTGFFPCRRPPSRARLLPSPPATSRRPGFFPRRRPPSRAPPSCPAAGRLPAPRLLAPPPAASPPPGFLPRHRPPPSTPSSCPAAGHLPALRPTARSGCHVPAAPTATAPGPHLHLTPATPTMRSQPQRHRPLHYVVPSPRHRRLCHTAPPWPALLQPAATLPSSSATIRPRSSKFRNCSALQFVSNPMALGWPSLSRGTVHGCRLQLSSAKVLLLGDARFRVYNTSLDSPRPCPPEIRRATRRWKKEIRPKCEFCDVDMQVLQFIRPDGRRRSVQQTHLKSNICRAIRPRYKQAGGRPSLHVFYLG, from the exons AtgaaaacattttttgaattgatcATTTGTGCTTCAGTAGCAATCAGGCAGATTCAATTTTCAGGAAAATTAGTGTGGGAAGCAGACATCACCTCCAATGGCATGTTCTTGGATctgacttcttcttcctctcgtgggCAGCGTACTAGCATAATCTTGGAAGATGGCGCCATTGATGTAGGCAAGGAGCTTGGGGAGACGACGACGCTGCTGCTTGTGGTGGAGCTCCAGCGAGGAGGTCCGGGGAGGCAGCGGCTGGTGTCGGAGATCACGGATCCGTCGAAGGAGCTGCTGCGAGGGGGAGGCTGGTGGTGGAGATCACGGATCCGCCgaaggagctccggcgagggggaGGCGGGAGGCGAGGATCACGACACC ACGCGATCCTGCGAATCGATCCCCCTCGACCAAGTTTCTTccagccgctgccccgccgccggccacctcccAGCGCCCCGGCTTcttccctcgccgccggccacctcccAGCGCACCGGCTTCTTCCCTTGCCGCCGGCCACCTTCCCGCGCCCGGCTTcttccctcgccgccggccacctcccGGCGCCCCGGCTTcttccctcgccgccggccaccttCCCGCGCCCCTCCTTCTTGCCCAGCTGCCGGCCGCCTTCCCGCGCCCCGGCTTCttgccccgccgccggccgcctccccgCCCCCCGGCTTCTTGCCCCGCCACCGGCCGCCTCCCAGCACCCCGTCTTCTTgccccgccgccggccacctcccTGCGCTCCGGCCAACGGCTAGATCCGGCTGCCACGTCCCTGCGGCGCCCACAGCCACGGCGCCCGGACCCCATCTCCACCTAACCCCGGCGACCCCAACTATGCGCTCCCAGCCCCAGCGCCACCGACCCCTGCACTACGTCGTCCCATCTCCTCGACACCGGCGGTTGTGCCACACTGCACCGCCGTGGCCAGCTCTCCTGCAACCGGCGGCGACTCTCCCTTCCTCCAGCGCGACCATCCGCCCCAGGTCGAGCAAGTTCAGAAATTGCAGCGCCCTGCAGTTCGTG TCCAACCCCATGGCATTAGGATGGCCGAGTTTGTCGCGAGGAACAGTCCATGGATGTCGGCTTCAACTTTCCTCCGCGAAGGTCCTTTTGCTCGGTGATGCAAG ATTCAGAGTTTATAACACATCATTGGATTCGCCAAGGCCGTGTCCTCCTGAGATAAGAAGAGCGACAAGGAG ATGGAAGAAGGAGATCCGTCCAAAGTGTGAGTTTTGCGACGTCGACATGCAAGTTCTACAATTTATCCGTCCAGATGGGAGAAGGAGATCAGTCCAACAGACGCATCTAAAAAGCAACATATGCAGAGCCATTCGCCCGAG ATATAAACAAGCTGGTGGCCGCCCATCTCTGCATGTATTTTATTTGGGAT AG